The Paenibacillus sp. RC334 nucleotide sequence GATGAGCAGCCGAAAACAGAGCGCTCCCAAAAGCAACGACAATCCTATATACAGCAACCAGCGGGTAGCAATTAGGTCAAGCCGCGATGCTCCCGAGCCTTCGGACGTGGCGGCAGCGGGGTCCGTATACGCATTGGAGCCGTTGCCGACCTGGAATGGAATCACTCCGTTGATCGGATGTCCGTCCGCCGATAAGGCTCTCCAATTGACGGTATAAATTCCATTTTTCATCCCCGGAGTCAGCTTGATTTCCATCGTGTTTTCATGTTCCGGATTGAGCTGCGCTTTTCCTGTATCGACCCGTTTTCCTGTTTCATCGGTCACTTTCATCGACATAAAAGCGGATTGCAAATTCTCATTGAAGGTGATTTTTACCTGTGAAGGCGGCTTGTCCAAAACCTGATTTTCGGTCGGACTGGATTCAACGATAAATGCATGGGCCCATGATAAGTGAGGAAACAGTAAAAGTAACGGTAGACACAGCAGCAGAAGACAAGCCGCGCGGGCTGGTCTGGACAGGTGCAACATGCCCGTGGATTCACCTTCTCTCGATTACTTGAAGCGAGGATGTCCTAAAGTACGACATCTCATACGGTCAAGCCTAAATTCATATCTCTAATCATAGTGCATGTGGCGGAAATAGATGGAGCGAATTATGACATTTATATGAAATTTGAAATAATATGAACACCCCTACCGTTGTTGAAATCTGGACGATTTTAACAACGGTAGAGGTGATGGGCAACCTTATGTGGAATTAGTGGTCTGCTTCTATAGAATCCATGAAAGCAGGCTGCTTATGCCGGACATGGTGGATAAAAATAGCCGTTAGCTCCGGATCGAATTGGCTGCCAGAGCAGGCACGCAGTTCCTCAATCGCTTCCTCAAACGTTTTGGTGGGTTGGTAGGGACGCTCAGTGGTCATGGCATCGAAGGAGTCAATAATCGTCAGCATCCGGCACAGCCGTGGAATTTGCTCGCCCTTGAAGCCGAATGGATAGCCTCCCCCGTCATAGCGTTCATGATGTAGCTCCACAAAAGGAACCAGATCTGCGAATCGTTCGTTGGCCTCGATAATTCGTTTGCCCCACATGACATGTGCTTGCACCATCGTCCATTCCTCACAGGACAGCTTTTCTTTTTTATTGAGAATATTCCACGGAATTTCCAGCTTGCCAATGTCATGAATGAGAGCACCCAATATAAACCGCCGTTTATCCTCCGGGCCGAGCTGAAGCACCTCGCTCATATCTGCTGCATATCTGAATACCCGTTTGGAATGCTTGAAGGTATTAATATCCTTGTACAAAAACAGATTAAGCTGCTGTTCAATATCACGAATATCCTGTCCCAGATCGACTTCACGTTCCAATTCATTTAAACTGCCATGTGTGTGAACGATATTTTTTCCCTGCTTCTTGGCGTAGTACAGTGCTTTATCTGCCAGATCGACCAGCTGTGATTTGTCGTAGATGTCGATGCGGCTTTGTGCAATGCCTGCGGAGAAGGACAAGCAGCCGTGTGGGAAAATTTCCACGCCCTCGTAGCGGGAATCATTCAGCCTTTTTCGGATGGCATTGACCGTTTCGTAGGCTTGCTCCGCGGTATGGTCAGGCATAAGCAGCGTGAATTCTTCTCCGCCATAGCGGGAGACGATAATATTGGAGCCGGAAGTTTCCTTTTTGAGAATCTCTCCGAGGAATCCTAACAGCTGATCGCCTTTCAGGTGACCGAAGTGATCGTTGTACTTTTTGAAATCATCAATATCAATCAGGGCAAGGCTGAGGGGAGTATTCTGGGATCTGGATATATTCAGCTCGGTTTCGAGTACATTTTCAAAATAACTGTGATTGTACAGCCCTGTTCTGCGGTCCATGTTGGCTTTTTCTTCAATTTCCCGATACATCGTAAACAACTGCTTGAACGCGTGGGATAGAAGCATACTTAGTGCAAGGAACAGCAGAAGCCCCAAAATACCGTTGTGGTAAATCAGTGTGGTCAGTACGAGAGACAGGATGAGTGTGCATAAGTAAACAAGCAGGGATTCAGCGAGAAAAGCCTTTTTTAGCTCATTGAGAGAGCCTTTGTAAGCAATATAAAAGTAGAGACCCAGTGTAACGGTATTCACCGCAAAGTAGCAGAACAGTGCCAGCAGGTAGGCAGTAAAATGCTCATCGTTCAAGCCTCCCTGCGTTCCGCCGCTAAGCTCAAAGACGGCAGAAGACAGGAAAATAGAAAGCGCATAGATGGAAAAATTGGCGGCATGCTTCCACCAGGACAGTTCTCTATACCGTATTGCGGCAATGAGTACATTGAACAATAAAATGAGAATAGCGATTTCAGTGCCATGTACAAAAATACAAGCGAGATACACAGAGGAATCCATCGACTGCTTGTTACTGGCTGGCGGCAGCTGGAAGGTAAAATGCTCCAAAATCAGAACTGCTCCCAGCAGGGAGTAGATCGTGACCCACTCTGTAGGCGAATAGTGCATAAAGGACCAATGATTCGTATACAAGAGGATGCCTAAGCCTGCCATACATATGAGAAAAACGTATAATCCCGTCGCGCTAACCCGTTCTTGCAGCTTTTTTATTATACTCATCATTTCATTCTCCTGCCTTGTCGTATCTTGATGTCAAAGCTACCAGGGGGTAAATGGGATAATTTACAATTTTGTAATCGAAAATTTCACATGAAAAAACAGGCCGGAATCCAGCCTGTTTTGTTGAGCCTGTGCTTCCCTTTTCCTTATCGGTAATTAGCCTCCGATTTTGTAACCGGAAGTCAAAGCGATTACGACAGAAGCGACGATAATAGCGTTGATAATCACACGGGAATATTTCAAATTTTTCATAGGGTTCACTCCCTTCCTTGGAATAAGGCGCACACTAGGCGTGGCGGGGATGGGTTTCTTGCTGAGTGGTCTTCTTTTTGTTCACGACCATGACGCTTTGAATAAACAGGAACATCCCAAAGTTCATGACGACATCTCCAATACTGATCACCTGCGTACGGGGATAGGGCTTGGAGAGTGGAATAATATCACCCAAAAATGATAAACGCGTACCCACATCCATCATGTAATGCTTCGAGATAACGTTTCCAGATTTAAGCATTTCCGTATAATAAGGGCCTAGCACCTCAGAAGCGCTCAACGAGACTGGCATCCTGCCGCCATTTACCGCCATGACGACAAAATTCAACAGGACTCCGATTAAAATAAGCTTGAATCCCTTGTGGTGCCTGTTCAGCCAGAGAAAAATCAATCCAACCCCATAGATGCCCATAAACAGATACCCGTTGATGGACGCAAGCCAGGCCCATTTTTCCTGAGCATAAAAAATAATGAACTGCACCAGCAGTAGCACAGGGAACATCCAGCCAGCTATGAGGCGAATTTGGCTAAAGCGGATTAACCCCTGCTGCCAGCCTCCTCTGAACAGACCTACAATGAGACCAAGCAGCACTCCATCATAGACCATAGTTATTCTCCAGCTTTCGCAAATTTTTTTGTTTTGGTTAAGGTATAATTCGACCTTAAATTGGTAAATTCCTGCCTGATATGTAGCAGTTTCGAAAAAAAATTGCGGATTAGCGTGTAAATGATCGAAGCAGCGTAAAATGAATGTTATCATAATATATTGAAGTGATATTTCTTATTTTCAGAAAAGGATGATTGTTATTATGAATCGGTTTTCCAATACGGTAATGGTTGCCGCAGATATGACCAAATCCCGGATTTTATGGATTGCCTTTGTTCTGGGAGCTTTGAGCGCTTTCGGACCCTTGTCCATAGATATGTATTTGCCGTCATTGCCTACATTAGCCAACAATTTGCATACAACGACTTCGCTGGCCCAGCTCAGCCTGACCGCCTGTCTGTTGGGGCTGGCAGTCGGGCAGATCGTTGCGGGGCCGCTGAGTGATGTAAGAGGACGTAGAGGTCCGCTGGTCGTATCGCTTGTCCTGTACGCTGCCGCTTCGCTGTTATGCGTGTTTGCGCCGAATATCGGCGTGCTTATCGGGCTCCGCTTTATTCAGGGTCTTACCGGGTCTGCGGGGATCGTCATCTCCAGAGCCGTTGCGCGTGATCTATATTCGGGCAAAGAGCTGACGCGCTTCTTTTCACTGCTCATGCTGGTGAACGGTGTGGCTCCGATTGCTGCTCCTGTGCTGGGCGGTGTTCTGTTGAATTTTGTATCCTGGCGTGGTGTGTTCATGGTGCTTTGCGTAGTCGGGGTGGCTATGTTAATTGCCGTCGTGTTGGGGCTACCGGAAACACTGCCTGTCAGCCGCCGTTCGTCGGGTGGTTTGAAGCAGACGCTTCGTACACTCGGTCATCTTTTTACGGATCGGCGCTTTATGGGATACGCCTTCTCGCAGGCGCTCATTACAGGAGCCATGTTTGCGTACATCGCTGGCTCGCCGTTCGTGCTTCAGGATATTTTCGGGGTTTCACCTCAGACATACAGTATTATTTTCGCAGTGAATGGTTTGGGGATTGTACTGTTTTCTCAATTGACCGGGAGGCTTGTCGGCCGTTTCAGCGAACGGCAGTTGCTCTTATCGGGTTTGGTGATTGCGGCTGTAGCCGGAATTAGCTTGCTTACTGTGGCTTTTACCGGAGGTCAACTGTTTGCTGTTCTAGTTCCGCTATTCTTTGTTGTTTCCTGCGTCGGGATCGTGAGTACCACCACCACTTCATTGGCAATGCAAAGCCAGCAGCGCTCCGCAGGCAGTGCGTCCGCTATGCTCGGCTTGCTGCCTCTGTTGCTTGGCTCCATCGCTTCGCCGCTGGTGGGTCTGGGCAGTGGAACAACGCCTATACCAATGGCTATCGTCATCGCTATAGCGGAAGTCGGTGCGTTGTTAAGCTTTATGGTGCTTGCCCAAGGAAGTGCGCGCGAAGGCCTGAAATAAGGCAAACAGGTGACATCTTTCTAAAAGGTTGACATACCCCATAGGGGTATATTATGCTAGAAGCATATTAACAAATGCATGAATGCATATACACAACACAGGAGGCTGATGTATGGCTGAAGAGCAACCTGTTTCCAACGCTGAAGTCCATGAGGCTCATTGCGGAACAGAGGGGGAAAAGACCGTCAGAAAAAGTCATCACTCGGCAGAATTCAAGAACAGCCTTACATCCCGATTGAACCGTATTGAAGGTCAGGTTCGAGGAATCAAGGGCTTGATCGAGAAGGATACCTACTGTGACGATGTGCTGAACCAGATTGCGGCTGTCCAGTCCGCCCTGAATGGTGTCGGCAAGCTGCTGCTGGAAGGGCATATGAAAAGCTGTGTCATTGAGCGCATGCAGGCCGGAGAGCCGGAAGTGATCGACGAGCTGCTGGTTACGGTCAAGAAGCTAATCCGTTAAGAGCAATACCCATACACATGAATCGGGTACATGAAGTACCCCGGAGGAGGAAACAGAAATGGCACAAGTAACGTTGAACGTTGAGGGCATGAACTGCAATCATTGTGTGAAAGCAGTAGAAGGAGCCTTGGAGAAAGTCGGCGCTTCCG carries:
- a CDS encoding diguanylate cyclase; this translates as MMSIIKKLQERVSATGLYVFLICMAGLGILLYTNHWSFMHYSPTEWVTIYSLLGAVLILEHFTFQLPPASNKQSMDSSVYLACIFVHGTEIAILILLFNVLIAAIRYRELSWWKHAANFSIYALSIFLSSAVFELSGGTQGGLNDEHFTAYLLALFCYFAVNTVTLGLYFYIAYKGSLNELKKAFLAESLLVYLCTLILSLVLTTLIYHNGILGLLLFLALSMLLSHAFKQLFTMYREIEEKANMDRRTGLYNHSYFENVLETELNISRSQNTPLSLALIDIDDFKKYNDHFGHLKGDQLLGFLGEILKKETSGSNIIVSRYGGEEFTLLMPDHTAEQAYETVNAIRKRLNDSRYEGVEIFPHGCLSFSAGIAQSRIDIYDKSQLVDLADKALYYAKKQGKNIVHTHGSLNELEREVDLGQDIRDIEQQLNLFLYKDINTFKHSKRVFRYAADMSEVLQLGPEDKRRFILGALIHDIGKLEIPWNILNKKEKLSCEEWTMVQAHVMWGKRIIEANERFADLVPFVELHHERYDGGGYPFGFKGEQIPRLCRMLTIIDSFDAMTTERPYQPTKTFEEAIEELRACSGSQFDPELTAIFIHHVRHKQPAFMDSIEADH
- a CDS encoding DUF5317 domain-containing protein — protein: MVYDGVLLGLIVGLFRGGWQQGLIRFSQIRLIAGWMFPVLLLVQFIIFYAQEKWAWLASINGYLFMGIYGVGLIFLWLNRHHKGFKLILIGVLLNFVVMAVNGGRMPVSLSASEVLGPYYTEMLKSGNVISKHYMMDVGTRLSFLGDIIPLSKPYPRTQVISIGDVVMNFGMFLFIQSVMVVNKKKTTQQETHPRHA
- a CDS encoding multidrug effflux MFS transporter, which produces MNRFSNTVMVAADMTKSRILWIAFVLGALSAFGPLSIDMYLPSLPTLANNLHTTTSLAQLSLTACLLGLAVGQIVAGPLSDVRGRRGPLVVSLVLYAAASLLCVFAPNIGVLIGLRFIQGLTGSAGIVISRAVARDLYSGKELTRFFSLLMLVNGVAPIAAPVLGGVLLNFVSWRGVFMVLCVVGVAMLIAVVLGLPETLPVSRRSSGGLKQTLRTLGHLFTDRRFMGYAFSQALITGAMFAYIAGSPFVLQDIFGVSPQTYSIIFAVNGLGIVLFSQLTGRLVGRFSERQLLLSGLVIAAVAGISLLTVAFTGGQLFAVLVPLFFVVSCVGIVSTTTTSLAMQSQQRSAGSASAMLGLLPLLLGSIASPLVGLGSGTTPIPMAIVIAIAEVGALLSFMVLAQGSAREGLK
- a CDS encoding metal-sensitive transcriptional regulator, with the translated sequence MAEEQPVSNAEVHEAHCGTEGEKTVRKSHHSAEFKNSLTSRLNRIEGQVRGIKGLIEKDTYCDDVLNQIAAVQSALNGVGKLLLEGHMKSCVIERMQAGEPEVIDELLVTVKKLIR